The candidate division KSB1 bacterium DNA segment AAGGCGGCCACAACGATCTCGACGGTTGGTTTTTTGTCCCGGCAAGCCTGCGGTTTGATAATCTTTTTGGCCGCGGCAGTAAAATGGGTGCGCGTTTTCTTTTTGGCGACAGAACATCCGAGTTTTCAATTTTTTATCACAACAACAGCTTGTTTAGTAACAAAGCGTTCATAGATGTTGAAGTGTTTGGCGCTGACCAAAACTTCGTGCACTATTTTGAGAGTTTCAAAACCACCCAGGATGTTGAATTTAATGGCCTGAGACTCAAATTCGGCGGGAAAAAAGGCTTTTTTAAATATTTTCATGTTGCTTACAGGGGGGAGGTTTACAATCCAGCAAATTTTGTCACGGGCGAGGATGATACAACAATCAACGTTGTCGATTTGCCACAAAGTTCCATTTCCGATGATTTGGGAGAAACGCGGATTAATACACTTTCAATTGGGCTTTCCGCGGATTTTCGAGATAACCTCGCTTATCCAACGAATGGCTTTTGGGGCTCGCTTATTCTTGAAAACGCCAGCGAACGCCCGAAGAGTGATGTAAAGTTCTCAAAAGTCACGGTGGACGCACGTTTTTACAAGGAGATTTTTAACAAGAAAGTTCTGGCTTTCCATTTCAAGGGTGGAAAGGTCGATGAAGACGCGCCTTTCT contains these protein-coding regions:
- a CDS encoding BamA/TamA family outer membrane protein; translation: MRNSPQKFLTILSRFLPVILILVFLLTQNAFSQTSPAIRQLIVEDIEIVGNNKTKRDVILRHLNFGVGDPIDPFVIDINNQRLSQTNFFKAVQFYTRRGSEKGKLVVIIEVKERRWPYFQFEGGHNDLDGWFFVPASLRFDNLFGRGSKMGARFLFGDRTSEFSIFYHNNSLFSNKAFIDVEVFGADQNFVHYFESFKTTQDVEFNGLRLKFGGKKGFFKYFHVAYRGEVYNPANFVTGEDDTTINVVDLPQSSISDDLGETRINTLSIGLSADFRDNLAYPTNGFWGSLILENASERPKSDVKFSKVTVDARFYKEIFNKKVLAFHFKGGKVDEDAPF